From the Candidozyma auris chromosome 2, complete sequence genome, the window ACTCGACGCTATTCGCTCATATTACTCTGCATCCAAGGcagcaagaaagaagttGGACATGGGACGCAAGTTTTACGACGACATCATGAACACCATTAGAACTGCTAAGCCTGCTAGCGATCTCAAGCAAAATTATCCCAACGGCAAGATGACGCCAGATAGATACGAATTACGTGACGAAAGGCTTCTAACGTACTCGAAAACGTACTTGTCCAAatatttgaagttgagcaagaaggagttCGATGACCTAAAAGCCTCTCATGACTTCGTCTTGGATAAGTTACCGGAAAAAGCTCCAACAGGCTTATACTCTGGTGATGGTATTGTTTACGTCGGTGGGGGGAAGTTCAACTGGTTGACATTGCTTTCCGTTCGTGCTTTGCGTGCTGAAGGTTGTGAGCTTCCGGTGGAGATTTTGATCCCTACTATGGAAGAGTACGAGTTGGAACTCTGCTCAAGGATCTTCCCTGCCATGAATGCTCGCTGTATCTACCTCCCAATGCAATTCAAGGGCGAGCAACTGTCCGCAACAAAACTTGAGTTCAGCGGATATCAGTACAAGTGTCTTGCGATCTTGCTTTCAAGTTTCGAGAACGTGTTGCTTCTAGATAGTGATAATGTCGCCGCTTATGCTCCAGACCATTTATTCAAGCACGAGCCATTTCTTTCTAAAGGGCTTATCGTGTGGCCCgatttttggaaaaggtCGACATCCCCAgactacttcaagatcGCCAATATTCAGCTCAGTCAAAGTGAACTATATCCAAAATATGACGAGAAATACGGTGAGTATCGACCACAGGAATATGAACTACCCTTGGACCTCGATAAGATTCCACTACACGATAGAGTAGGGGCAATGCCTGATCCGTCCTCAGAATCAGGGCAGCTCATGATTTCCAAAAGAACACACATGAAGCAGCTCCTCCTTGCACTCTATTATAATTACTACGGACCAACGCATTACTATCCACTTTTTTCACAGGGTGCCGCCGGTGAGGGAGACAAGGAAACTTTTCTTGCTGCAACCATCGTCACTAAAAAAAGTTTTTATCAGGTTGGAAAATTCTTGGATGCTTTGGGTAACTTACGTGACGGGAATTTTAATGGTAATGGGATGGGTCAATTCGATCCAGTGCAGGATTACAAATGGcagcaagagaaagaaaagctcCGTGCTAAACTCAAGGGCAATGAATactttgaagctgttgacAAGCTTAGAAAACCAAAGATGTTATTTGTCCACGCCAACTACCCTAAACTCAATCCTTGGATCATGAAAAATGAACTCGACACAATTGACAAAGATGGCAAGAGATACAGGCTATACGGTCTTGGTATGAAAGTGAGAACAGGCCAGGACTTTGAAGCTATGGTCTGGGACCATATGGATACCCTTTTATGTGACCTCAATCTTAACGTCGAAGCATTCAAAAACGTTGACCGCAAGGCTCTTTGCacagaaatcaaagaacATAAAGAATTTCTCAAGACAACAGAGTACACTCTTGAATAGTCATGTCTATAATCACCATTTAACACCATATCTTAATGACCATGCACTAATTAGTTCGTAACTTTCATGGAGCAAAGTATTTTCAACATTGTGGTGGTATGCATATAACAGCACATCCACCACTTTGTCAACATTTAGTTGCACTACTTTCGAAACACCttcctcaaactccttcCCTGAAAGTACTCCAAACAAAAACATATTATGGCCATTCATTTCACTCTATTACTATCTAGACAAGGAAAAGTCAGATTGTCCAAATGGTATCAAGCAAGTTCGCAGAAGGAACGCGCCATAATCACCAGAGAGTTGACCACCCTTATATTGTCGAGACGAGCCAAGATGTGCAACATTCTCGAATATAAGGATATGAAAATTATATATCGTCGTTATGCGTCTTTGTTTTTCATCATGGGCATCGATTCGCTGGACAACGGTTTGTTGGCATTAGAGATAATACATAGGTATGTGGAGCAGATGGATAAGCTCTATGGCAATGTTTGCGAGCTAGATATCATCTTTGGCTTTTCGAAAGCCTATCATATACTCGATGAGCTTATACTTGACGGCCATGTTGCGGAGTCTTCCAAGAAAGAGGTAGTCAAGAAAGTTACGCAGCAAGATGAATTAGAGCACATGGACGAATTCGAGAATATCTTGGTTTAGGTCAACAGATTTCATCTGAAGGATTAAACAATGATGTTAAGCAGCATGGCAAACGCTATGTTGGGTATTACGCCGACTGAAGGCCCTTCACGTATTTCAAAGGGGGTCATGGTTCATAGCTAGTAATCCACAGTCACAGAAAGGTGGAAGGGGGAGAGCTGGCTTATTTGGATACAAAATAGGTGAACCAAATTTGAACGAGTTCAAAGAGCTATCCAGGTAACCACCTCGTTGGCATCCGCAGATAAACCAGTGCACCACATATATACTTTCCGCGATGGACTAAGAAAAGTACATAGACTGAAAGGAAGATTCACCAGTAACTCAGTGCTAATGTCTGACGACGAAGTTTTTGACATTGCTGGCTCTCTTACCCTTCAGGGTAAAGAGTATGACTCCAACTCGAGTTCTGGCTCCGACTTGAGCGATAacgaagagatcaaggatATCATCTCCTCTGACGATGAGGCCGATGAGGTGCcctccaagaagagaaagtctGCCTCAAAGCCAGCTGACGCTAattcttttccaagtctTGAACTTTCAGACGATGAGGAGAACACAAAGGCTGCTCAGGACTTGTCGACTTATTTTTTACAAAACAATCCCACAGCTAAGAAAGCAAAGGCCGGCTCGTTTGCATCCTTCGGTCTCTCAAAGCATGTTTTGATCAGCATTGCCAAAAAAGGCTTTAAGCAACCGACTCCGATCCAGAGAAAGACTATTCCACTTATTATGGAAGGGCGTGACGTGGTTGGTATGGCCAGAACGGGTTCTGGTAAAACCGCTGCATTCGTGTTACCTGTGgttgagaagctcaagtcGCATAGTGCCAAAGTTGGGGCGCGAGCTATCATCTTGTCCCCTTCAAGAGAATTGGCTTTGCAGACTTACAAGCAGGTTAAAGAATTCAGTCGAGGCACCGATTTACGTTCATTGGTGCTCATAGGTGGTGACTCCTTGGAAGATCAGTTCTCGGCTATGATGACTAACCCCGATATCATTGTCGCCACCCCTGGTAGATTCTTACATTTGAAGGTGGAGATGCAGTTGGATCTCAGCACCGTGGAGTACATCGTGTTTGATGAAGCTGACCGTTTGTTTGAGATGGGTTTCGCAGAACAATTGAATGAGTTGATTGCATCTTTGCCTGAAACAAGACAAtcgcttcttttctctgctACACTACCGAGATCGTTAGTTGATTTTGCTAAGGCAGGCTTAACGAATCCTGTCTTGGTACGTTTGGATGCTGAGTCAAAAATCTCTGAAAATTTGCAGATGgcattcttctctgtcaaaAGAATTGAGCGTGAAGCCGCATTATTGCATATTCTTCAGGAGGTTGTAAAGCTTCCCTTGGCGACCGAAGATGAACtaaagaaaatcaaggcCGAATCTAAGAAGTCTGATGAATTctctgacgaagatgataaCGATAAAAAAAGTAATTCTCgtaagaagaagaaattcaaaaaagagaagctcCCACCTGCCAATCTTCTACCATCAGAGCACTCCACTATTGTTTTTGTTCCCACTAAGCATCATGTCGAATACATTACCGGACTTTTGAGGGACGCTGGCTACTTAGTATCTTACATTTACGGTTCTCTTGACCAAAGAGCCAGAAAAGAGCAACTTTATCGTTTCCGAATTGGACTTACAAGTTTACTTGTTGTTACAGATGTTGCTGCTCGAGGTATTGACATTCCTGTATTGGCTAATGTTATCAACTTTAGTTTGCCGGCATCACCGAAGATTTTCATTCACAGAGTGGGAAGAACTGCAAGAGCAGGTAACAAAGGTTGGGCGTACTCAATTGTCAACGAGAAGGAGCTTCCATACTTACTCGACTTGGAGCTTGTTTTAGGTAAAAAAATCTTGCTTACTGCAATGCATGAAAAGAAGTGtgagcttctcaaagagcaaaaagGTGATCAGTACGAAGAACCTAAAGTCTCATACACGGACAGGCTTGTCTTGGGCTCGCTTCCACGTGGGCCCTtggaagcttttgaagagatgtTTGATaacatcttgaaaaatAATTATGACGTGAAGACATTAAAGGATGTGGCTGCTAAAGGCGAGAAGCTTTATCATCGCACTAGACAAGCGGCTTCAGCAGAGTCTgtcaaaagaacaaaagagcttttggaaactGACGCTTGGGATGATCAGCATCTACTTTTTGGACCAAACttagagaaggagaaggagaagttcTTGGCCAAACTTGGTCAAAGACACGTCAAAGAGACAGTTTTTGAATTCACGAAGaagggaagagaaaaagaagaagacggtTTGGTCGAGTTGATGCATAGAAGAAGACGCCAAATTGCTCCGCTCCAACAGAAAGCCAAGGAAAAGAGAGAGttgcttgaaaaagagcgTGCAGCAGGGTTGACCCATACTATTCAAGACGAAATCTTGAAGGCTGATGCGGGTGAGGTTGGCTACGCGGTCAAGTCAGTGGAAGCCGATGAGGATGAGTTGCAAGATGCGTTTGAAGATGCTGACGAGCtttttgccaaaaagaagaaggaaaagaagacatTCAGAGATCCAAACTTTTACATGAGCCATCATGCACCTGCAGCAGAAGCTATTGAAGATAAGCATTATGGCTTGAGCTCTTTCGCAAATGACGCTGCTCATGCTACGTTTGATTTGGACAATGACGACAAAGTACAAAAGCAATCTCAGGTCATGAGATGGgataaaaagaaaggcaAGTACATCAACTCTAAATCTGCTGATGACACAAAATATATCATTAGTGAGTCTGGTCAAAGAATTCCCGCCTCGTTACGCTCAGGTAAATTTGACGAgtggaggaagaaaagaaacatCCTGTCTGCTCACGCAGGAATGGCGGAGAATTCTAATGATGGCCCTCAAAACAAACGtttcaagcacaagaagGTCGCTGCTCCAAAACTACCAGACAAGTTCAGAGATGATTATcacaagcagaagaaaaaggtgGATAAGGCTTTGGAATCTGGAGTGAACGTCAAAGGATACAATAGACCAGGACAAAAGGAGGAGTTGAGACTGACTGAACAGATTAGGAAGATGAGACTCCTCAAGGAAAAAAGGAAGGCTAAAAATGCTCGTCCAAGTAAGGGTAAAAGAAGGTGATCTACATAACTTATCGAATACATTGCATTATTGCATTACAAATTTTCACTGTACGGATTAATGATGATATAGCTACAAGATTAACGTTATTTGTTCAAAACTATTTCATTTgtacatttttttttttctttttgttctttaGACTTATTGAATTAGAGGCAAACAATCTTATCTTCTTCCCTTCTTTCCATACGGATGATAGCCACCGCGGCTTCTGTAACCACCTCTTCCTCTACCACTCGAGGGACCAGCAGGTGGCGCACGCTTGGGACCCTTAGGCAAATTCATTCTTCGGCCATCACCGTTGTCGCCGCTTGGACCACTTGGTGGAGTTCTGTCATTGGGACCGCGACGTCTATCACGATGATTTTCACGACGGTCTCCATCACCGCCATCGTAGCTCCTTTCTCTTCCGTTGTCGTTTCCTGCCccactttctctttcatcatttccaacttcttgcTCAGCGGCCTGTTCCTGAGGGTTCAAAGGTTGCTGTACTGGCTGCTGAGTGTTGTCACCTTGAGCAgaagcttgttgttgctggaaCATGTACCATTGCATTCTCTGCCAATACTCTTGCATCATTTCTGGTGTAGCACCTTGAAATCCCGGCATACTGCCGGCGCCCGGCATCTGCATTGGAAATTGTCCATAAGGGTTGtactgctgctgttgttgttgtagctgttgctgttgctggtgaTACCCTTGGTTCAGGTGGTTCTGCTGGTGCAGGCCCCTGGGTTCAGCACGCTTAACCTCCATTGCTTTGCCTTTTAAAGTTAAATATTTGTTAACACAAACTCTATCTACTGCGTCAGGGGAATCGAAGGTGATGAAACCAAATCCACGGGATCTGCCTGTGTCCTTGTCAATCATGAGCTGAGCATCAATAATACGGCCGTACtgagagaaaaagtcaTGGAAGTCCTTCTCATTCACTAGCGGGTCTATACCACCGACGAATATTTTACCAACCTTGtcttgttcttctcttgcaaTAGCTCTTTTAGGGTCAATTAATTTTCCGTCTAAAATATGATCTTTCCTAATAACTTCTTCTACCGCCCTTGGGTCCTTGAATGTCAAAAACCCGAACCCACGCGATCTTCCAGTGCTTGGGTCCTTCATGATAGTATAATCCGAAATCTCTCCATATTTAGAGAAGTAGCTAACCAATCCTTCTTCTGTGGTATCCCAATTGAGACCACCAATAAACATCTTTCCACTCTCCTTACCTATAGATGATGGAGGCATCCTATTAGGTTCCTGTGGCTGCGGTGGTTGTTGGTATTGGggctgctgaggctgctgaggctgcTGGTACCCCCCCTGTTGCGGGTATTGCTGATACAGCTGACCTGGAGTAAATTGATTTGGTACTTGCTGTGGCTGTGGATCGTAAGGTGCTGATTGATGCTGCTGTTGGGGCGCCTCAGCTTGTGGCGCAGGGAGTTGTTCAGCGTTGGCAGATTCCgaaggtggtggtggcgGTGGTGGAGCGCTTTCTGCTGAACCAGTCTCAGATTTGGCTTCCGTGTCAGGAGCCGTGCTTGCTGATGTTTGCTCAACCTGTGGGGGTTGCTCGGACGACTTCGTCTCTACCTTGGTATCCTCATCGCTATAGGTGTTAGTAACAGTAAGTAAGATATTAAACGAGAAGGGTAACATACTAGATATCCTCAAAAAGAGCCTCGTCTTCGTCATATGTGGACATTGTGAGTTTGCAATACACAAGGTTAAGTTTTTATCAATGTATTGATAAGTATACAACTAAGCAAAGCTATTTATTCACTTGTAGATGTCGTGCGGGCTGCTTGTAGCTTGGAGATTAATTTTCGATGATACCTTTGTAGAGGGTATCCGGCATATAAAAGAAGGACTTGGTCACATGACTTATTGAGAAAACCTGGCTAGCTATCATATTGAAGACAGAAAAAGAGATAATAACATGGCAAACGACAACGGAGagcaaaataaaaaaaaaaatggacGAGTCCGGATTCGAACCGGAGACCTTTCGCATGCTAAGCGAACGCGCTACCAACTACGCCACACGCCCAAGTAGAATTGGTCCCTAGCAGGATCGAACTGCTGATCTTGGCGTTATTAGCACCACGCCTTGACCAACTGGGCCAAGGGACCATTCGCGTTAGGAAGTTCGCGTGCTCGGCAATCCATGGTGTATTGTGTACTGTATATTTTGATGTCCTGCATATAACTATTAAAGGTGCGCTAAATTATCATAGTGGATAATTAATACACGTTCAATAAAGGCTacattcatcaaaaacatTGAGGGtgagcttgatgattgGGCTGATAGAAAAGTAGAAAGTTCTATGTCACAGGCACCAATAAAATCTGGGAACAAATGATATCAGTGGTAAAGCTGAATAAATCGTAAAAGGTAGAATAGAAAAACTTGATGCTTGAGATCATTGCAGATACTATACTTGCATCCTTTCTATGGTTATTCTCTAGAAGCAATTTTGGCGGAAGAATGAAAAAAGGTACGCTGTACATATGTGTGGAGTGTGTTACTCGTTGAGCAAATGTAAGGAATCATTCGAACTCGGGCGCCAATACCTCATTGTCTATAAAATACTGGTATTGGAGAATCTATGGTGTGTTAGCCACACCACCAATGCTTCTGTTGCAGCAAAGGTGGTGCTCTTCTGGCTAGGGTACCATAGTAGAAATTAACCATTGGTGGTTTGATATTAGtaacaaagaaaattggTTCGTTCTCGATACAATATGACAAGAAACCAGATTTACCCGGACGAAATACTGGGTCGTGTGCAAGTTGGCCAGTACAATAGTTGGGCGTCGACAATCACGACAAATTGTAACGTTGCACATGCGTAATGAATGTTGTATATTAAAAGCTTCTATCATTTTAGTGATACTTGATATTGTCTGTATTAGCCAACGCAATTTGGTGAATTGCTTATGAAAAGATTAGTTGATGCTGGTCATCCCATACTTGTGCCTTTTGTTCCACCGTTTCACACAAAATGTTAGCAAACCCAAAGACAAGGATTTACTTTACTAGAACAAATCATTTAATGGATGGAAAGATAAGAACGATCTTGTTGATATGAGATGAAGCTTGatcttttttctctcctcCCAATTCCAACCACTTActtcaattttgcaacttttttGTAACATTGCGCAGATAACTAAAAAAGAAGTGGAAGTCGAAGAAAATACAATCGTCACTTAATTATAATAAAAGAGACATAAACTATAATCTCGAGCCCTAGATTAGCCCGATTTCACTCTCTCACATCAAGGCCCTCTGACGTCGAAGT encodes:
- the MNN21 gene encoding alpha-1,2-mannosyltransferase MNN2, yielding MLLVRARRLTRRHRVVTAICLAVSVVVVFLLTLSVEWNAESSASIITVKTPDDSCKWLPSVFCNWRKGSLPVSDDKPFKAKTPPTSTSSSSDLPGNPSASPLPPSYKEKLDAIRSYYSASKAARKKLDMGRKFYDDIMNTIRTAKPASDLKQNYPNGKMTPDRYELRDERLLTYSKTYLSKYLKLSKKEFDDLKASHDFVLDKLPEKAPTGLYSGDGIVYVGGGKFNWLTLLSVRALRAEGCELPVEILIPTMEEYELELCSRIFPAMNARCIYLPMQFKGEQSSATKLEFSGYQYKCLAILLSSFENVLLLDSDNVAAYAPDHLFKHEPFLSKGLIVWPDFWKRSTSPDYFKIANIQLSQSELYPKYDEKYGEYRPQEYELPLDLDKIPLHDRVGAMPDPSSESGQLMISKRTHMKQLLLALYYNYYGPTHYYPLFSQGAAGEGDKETFLAATIVTKKSFYQVGKFLDALGNLRDGNFNGNGMGQFDPVQDYKWQQEKEKLRAKLKGNEYFEAVDKLRKPKMLFVHANYPKLNPWIMKNELDTIDKDGKRYRLYGLGMKVRTGQDFEAMVWDHMDTLLCDLNLNVEAFKNVDRKALCTEIKEHKEFLKTTEYTLE
- a CDS encoding putative ATP-dependent RNA helicase, encoding MSDDEVFDIAGSLTLQGKEYDSNSSSGSDLSDNEEIKDIISSDDEADEVPSKKRKSASKPADANSFPSLELSDDEENTKAAQDLSTYFLQNNPTAKKAKAGSFASFGLSKHVLISIAKKGFKQPTPIQRKTIPLIMEGRDVVGMARTGSGKTAAFVLPVVEKLKSHSAKVGARAIILSPSRELALQTYKQVKEFSRGTDLRSLVLIGGDSLEDQFSAMMTNPDIIVATPGRFLHLKVEMQLDLSTVEYIVFDEADRLFEMGFAEQLNELIASLPETRQSLLFSATLPRSLVDFAKAGLTNPVLVRLDAESKISENLQMAFFSVKRIEREAALLHILQEVVKLPLATEDELKKIKAESKKSDEFSDEDDNDKKSNSRKKKKFKKEKLPPANLLPSEHSTIVFVPTKHHVEYITGLLRDAGYLVSYIYGSLDQRARKEQLYRFRIGLTSLLVVTDVAARGIDIPVLANVINFSLPASPKIFIHRVGRTARAGNKGWAYSIVNEKELPYLLDLELVLGKKILLTAMHEKKCELLKEQKGDQYEEPKVSYTDRLVLGSLPRGPLEAFEEMFDNILKNNYDVKTLKDVAAKGEKLYHRTRQAASAESVKRTKELLETDAWDDQHLLFGPNLEKEKEKFLAKLGQRHVKETVFEFTKKGREKEEDGLVELMHRRRRQIAPLQQKAKEKRELLEKERAAGLTHTIQDEILKADAGEVGYAVKSVEADEDELQDAFEDADELFAKKKKEKKTFRDPNFYMSHHAPAAEAIEDKHYGLSSFANDAAHATFDLDNDDKVQKQSQVMRWDKKKGKYINSKSADDTKYIISESGQRIPASLRSGKFDEWRKKRNISSAHAGMAENSNDGPQNKRFKHKKVAAPKLPDKFRDDYHKQKKKVDKALESGVNVKGYNRPGQKEELRSTEQIRKMRLLKEKRKAKNARPSKGKRR